The Elaeis guineensis isolate ETL-2024a chromosome 14, EG11, whole genome shotgun sequence genome has a segment encoding these proteins:
- the LOC105035936 gene encoding LOW QUALITY PROTEIN: putative disease resistance protein RGA3 (The sequence of the model RefSeq protein was modified relative to this genomic sequence to represent the inferred CDS: inserted 1 base in 1 codon) — MADVLLSALLPVVMEKVTDSVLQQFGVMWGIHDKLKKLERMLSVIHNVLEDAEERXVKDAGVKNWLAELKEEAYEADDILDEFNAEVMQRKAEIQVDMSKKVRSFLSFHNSVCFRFKMGRQLNDIVDKIEKIVDEGNKFGFTFKPPLQNRDRPQTHSYVDESNVIGREEDRKKIVKLLLGHDHNQNVAVLPIVGIGGLGKTTLAQLIYEDERVKEHFQPLIWVCVSDDLDFANHIQKKKEYDVAKVARKIITSATGDECNLETMELLQRRLREVVSGKRYLLVLDDVWNEDQAKWDELRNLLGTGGEGSRIIVTARSQQVSSIMGTLDTYLLQGLTEDDSWTLFRKRAFEKGAEVPPTLEKIGKEIVKKCGGLPLAVKTVGGSMHSKCQEREWLSVRDSEIWDMPVGEDGILPALRLSYSHLPSHLKQCFAFCATFPKDYEMEKDLLIQLWMANGFIPSDGRKELEEKGHEIFNELAWRSFFQDIKEAEEYRTSYFYLGDRSSRHELYYTTTCKMHDLMHDLAQSIMGDECLSIPDPAKWEDASRRTRHLCTSENVQLNIHRTLNNYPNIRTLLSSIKGYHTRISVTEESSKPRSLRALDLHNTVIMQLPISVGFLKHLRYLDLSGTFMKALPDATSTLLNLQTLKLSNCRNLHKLPEDIRNMSNLRHLYIDRCTNLKHLPAGIGQLSSLRTLTKYIVGNDAGRRIVELNRLNLGGLLELYNLRNVRDAADAKEANLSSKHNLCSLILCWDMIEWHPPYCYAESAHHCCEEDVLPTKNAEEVLEALRPHGVLKLLTIWRYGGASFPMWMMDSVLLQNLVEIHLGVCTGCQHLPPLWQLPFLKFLYMIKMDSVKYICSSTIYGNARHGKVQAFPSLKRLVLHTMQNLEKWSEYDGTAEVTLFFPHLAELKIIDCPNLKTMPDLPSLKSLEMEGTNEQLGLVCSLTTLSSLIIGLHKTSTGPESPPLAQKKMSFRYFRSLENLAITESEDLAPLLEEEEETRGLSTSVHHFHISYCNWLFSSSQQSSSPLGFWKNLTSLLSLSMEFCDHLVYWPEEEFRSLNSLKKIGIYGCNKLVGPSPLPLSSSVDGELLPNLEELDIVHCDGLLELPKLPTSLKSLYVGYCPKLNSLTEGLQHATSLERVVILGCPSLTSLPADLGHLTALTSMYISELSGLKSLPQGLGQLAALKSLCIDNCRNLSSLPEGMQGLTSLQRLSIRQCPRLSSLPGGLQQRLPGLQYLVIEGCSNLERLCKRGGSYFHLVSRIPYTEILPERRTMSTFLPSFPCFGGPSEV, encoded by the exons ATGGCTGACGTACTTCTCTCAGCTTTGCTACCGGTGGTGATGGAGAAGGTAACCGACTCTGTTCTCCAGCAGTTCGGAGTTATGTGGGGCATCCATGACAAGCTCAAAAAGCTGGAAAGAATGCTGTCGGTAATCCATAACGTACTTGAAGATGCCGAGGAGC AAGTCAAGGACGCGGGTGTGAAGAATTGGTTGGCAGAACTGAAGGAAGAAGCCTATGAAGCAGACGATATCCTAGATGAGTTCAATGCGGAAGTAATGCAGCGGAAGGCAGAGATTCAGGTCGATATGTCGAAAAAGGTGCGCAGCTTCCTTTCTTTTCATAATTCAGTGTGCTTTCGTTTTAAGATGGGGCGACAGTTGAATGATATTGTTGACAAAATAGAGAAAATCGTAGATGAAGGAAATAAATTTGGTTTCACGTTCAAACCACCACTGCAAAACAGGGATAGGCCACAGACCCACTCCTATGTTGATGAGTCAAATGTCATTGGTAGGGAGGAAGACAGAAAAAAAATAGTGAAGTTGCTACTTGGTCATGATCACAACCAGAATGTTGCAGTTCTTCCCATAGTTGGTATAGGGGGTCTGGGTAAGACCACACTGGCCCAATTGATTTACGAAGACGAGAGGGTGAAGGAGCATTTCCAGCCGCTTATATGGGTCTGTGTGTCGGATGATCTCGATTTTGCAAAtcacattcaaaagaaaaaagagtacGATGTTGCAAAAGTTGCTCGAAAAATAATAACTTCAGCCACAGGGGATGAGTGCAATCTAGAAACCATGGAGTTGTTGCAACGCCGTCTTCGAGAAGTTGTGAGTGGGAAAAGGTATTTACTTGTATTAGATGACGTTTGGAACGAGGATCAGGCAAAGTGGGATGAGTTAAGAAATTTACTAGGAACTGGTGGAGAAGGGAGCAGGATCATCGTGACTGCACGAAGTCAGCAGGTATCATCGATAATGGGTACACTCGACACCTATCTTTTACAAGGTTTGACCGAGGATGATTCTTGGACATTGTTTAGAAAGAGAGCATTTGAAAAGGGAGCAGAAGTGCCTCCAACTCTGGAAAAAATTGGCAAAGAAATTGTCAAGAAATGTGGTGGGTTGCCTCTGGCAGTGAAGACAGTGGGGGGCTCAATGCATTCCAAGTGCCAGGAAAGGGAATGGTTGTCTGTGAGGGATAGTGAGATTTGGGATATGCCGGTTGGTGAAGATGGGATCTTACCAGCACTAAGGTTGAGCTACAGTCATCTGCCTTCCCATTTAAAACAGTGCTTTGCTTTTTGTGCCACATTTCCAAAGGATTATGAGATGGAAAAGGATCTGTTGATTCAACTATGGATGGCCAATGGATTCATTCCATCCGATGGAAGAAAGGagttggaggagaaagggcatgAGATTTTTAATGAGTTGGCTTGGAGATCTTTCTTTCAGGATATTAAGGAAGCTGAGGAGTACCGTACAAGTTATTTTTATCTCGGTGATCGCTCGTCCAGGCATGAACTTTATTATACAACAACATGCAAGATGCATGACCTCATGCACGACCTGGCACAATCCATTATGGGGGATGAATGCCTTAGCATACCGGACCCTGCCAAGTGGGAAGATGCATCTAGGAGAACCCGTCACTTGTGTACATCTGAGAATGTCCAATTGAACATTCATAGGACCTTGAATAATTATCCAAATATTCGCACTCTCCTGTCCTCAATAAAGGGATACCATACAAGAATTTCCGTGACTGAGGAATCATCAAAGCCTAGGTCCTTGAGAGCATTGGATCTACATAATACTGTTATCATGCAATTGCCAATCTCAGTTGGATTTCTGAAACACCTAAGATACCTGGACCTCTCTGGTACTTTTATGAAAGCACTACCTGATGCCACCAGCACACTTCTCAATCTACAAACTCTGAAACTCTCCAACTGCCGCAATCTACATAAGCTGCCCGAAGACATAAGAAATATGAGTAACCTGAGGCATCTCTATATTGATAGATGTACCAATCTAAAGCACCTGCCAGCAGGTATAGGGCAATTGAGCAGCCTGCGAACATTAACGAAATACATTGTGGGCAATGATGCTGGAAGGCGTATTGTTGAGTTGAATAGGTTAAATCTCGGTGGCCTTCTAGAGCTGTATAACCTGAGGAATGTGAGGGATGCAGCTGATGCTAAAGAAGCTAATCTTAGTTCCAAACATAAcctttgctcattaatattatgTTGGGATATGATTGAGTGGCATCCGCCTTATTGTTATGCAGAATCTGCCCATCACTGTTGTGAAGAAGATGTTTTGCCAACAAAAAATGCTGAAGAGGTTTTGGAAGCCCTAAGACCTCATGGGGTCTTAAAGCTGCTGACGATATGGCGCTATGGGGGTGCTAGCTTTCCAATGTGGATGATGGACTCTGTGCTGCTGCAAAATTTAGTTGAAATCCATCTGGGAGTTTGCACAGGTTGCCAACACCTCCCGCCTTTATGGCAGCTACCTTTTCtcaaatttctctacatgattaaGATGGATAGCGTCAAATACATCTGCAGTAGTACCATCTATGGCAATGCAAGACATGGCAAGGTGCAAGCATTCCCCTCACTGAAGAGACTGGTGTTGCATACGATGCAGAACTTGGAGAAGTGGTCAGAGTATGATGGAACTGCAGAGGTCACGCTGTTTTTCCCTCACCTTGCTGAGCTTAAGATCATTGATTGCCCAAATTTGAAGACCATGCCAGATCTACCATCTCTCAAAAGTTTAGAAATGGAAGGAACGAATGAGCAGTTGGGCTTGGTATGTAGTCTGACCACACTATCTTCCCTCATCATTGGTCTCCATAAAACGAGCACTGGCCCAGAGTCACCTCCTCTTGCTCAGAAAAAAATGTCTTTCAGATATTTTAGATCTCTTGAAAATTTAGCTATTACAGAATCTGAGGATCTAGCACCGCTgctggaagaggaagaagagacaaGAGGGCTGAGCACATCAGTACATCATTTCCATATTTCTTACTGCAATTGGTTGTTTTCCTCATCACAGCAGTCATCATCACCATTGGGGTTTTGGAAGAATCTGACTTCTCTCCTATCTTTGAGCATGGAGTTTTGTGATCATCTGGTCTACTGGCCGGAGGAGGAGTTCCGCAGCTTGAACTCACTGAAGAAGATAGGCATCTATGGTTGCAACAAGCTGGTTGGTCCGTCACCTTTGCCATTATCCTCGTCAGTAGATGGAGAGCTCCTACCAAACCTTGAAGAGCTGGATATTGTACATTGTGATGGTCTGCTAGAATTGCCCAAGTTGCCTACATCGCTCAAATCACTGTACGTTGGTTACTGCCCCAAACTAAATTCCTTGACGGAAGGCTTGCAACATGCCACTTCTCTTGAGAGGGTCGTTATTTTAGGTTGCCCAAGCCTGACTTCTCTGCCAGCAGATCTTGGCCACCTAACAGCACTCACAAGTATGTATATCAGTGAGCTTTCTGGCTTGAAATCTTTGCCACAAGGACTCGGACAGCTCGCTGCACTCAAGTCTCTGTGCATCGACAATTGCAGAAATTTGTCATCTCTGCCAGAAGGGATGCAAGGCCTCACTTCCCTTCAGCGTCTGTCTATTAGGCAATGCCCTCGGCTTTCATCACTCCCGGGAGGTCTCCAACAACGGCTCCCTGGACTTCAGTATCTGGTCATTGAAGGGTGCTCCAACCTGGAGAGACTGTGTAAGAGAGGAGGATCGTATTTCCACCTGGTCTCACGCATCCCCTATACTGAAATATTGCCAGAGAGGCGCACCATGAGCACCTTCCTTCCTTCCTTTCCTTGCTTTGGAGGACCATCGGAAGTATGA